In bacterium YEK0313, one genomic interval encodes:
- a CDS encoding 2-oxoglutaramate amidase, with product MSADLQPVPSAATVVAAAQFAGTADVSANLAGMEQLAAEAARRGAALVVFPEASMYDFSAPAEEIAAVARRDGARFEAGVRAIAERHGIAVVAGLYSDGGGPLARNTLVAFDAAGKPLGRYEKLHLYDAFHYRESDKNARAPLLDDFAELTTFDLAGFRFGLLNCYDIRFPEMARLLVDRGADVLLVSSGWVVGPLKEMHWETLLKARAIENTAYVVASCQPAPMSVGLSMVVDPSGIATAIAAGGAGLALAPLSAGRIAAVREILPCLAHRRYQVVQKR from the coding sequence GTGAGCGCCGACCTTCAGCCCGTTCCTTCAGCCGCGACCGTGGTTGCCGCCGCCCAGTTCGCCGGCACCGCCGACGTCTCGGCCAATCTGGCCGGCATGGAGCAGCTCGCGGCCGAGGCCGCGCGCCGCGGCGCCGCTCTCGTCGTCTTTCCGGAGGCTTCGATGTACGATTTCAGCGCACCGGCCGAAGAGATCGCAGCGGTGGCGCGCCGGGACGGGGCGCGGTTCGAGGCGGGCGTCCGCGCCATCGCCGAGCGCCATGGCATCGCCGTGGTGGCCGGTCTCTACAGCGATGGCGGCGGGCCGCTCGCCCGCAACACGCTGGTCGCTTTCGATGCTGCGGGCAAGCCGCTCGGGCGCTACGAGAAGCTGCACCTCTACGATGCCTTCCATTATCGCGAGTCCGACAAGAACGCGCGGGCGCCGCTTCTGGACGATTTTGCCGAGCTGACCACCTTCGATCTCGCCGGTTTCCGGTTCGGCCTGCTCAACTGCTACGACATCCGCTTTCCGGAGATGGCCCGGCTTCTGGTCGATCGCGGCGCCGATGTCCTCCTGGTGTCGTCGGGCTGGGTGGTCGGCCCCCTGAAGGAAATGCACTGGGAAACGCTGCTGAAGGCGCGGGCGATCGAGAACACCGCCTATGTCGTCGCCTCCTGCCAGCCGGCGCCGATGTCGGTCGGCCTCAGCATGGTCGTCGATCCCAGCGGCATCGCCACCGCCATCGCCGCGGGCGGCGCCGGGCTCGCGCTCGCGCCGCTGTCGGCCGGGCGGATCGCGGCGGTGCGCGAGATCCTGCCCTGCCTCGCACACCGCCGTTACCAGGTGGTGCAGAAGCGCTGA
- the catM_1 gene encoding HTH-type transcriptional regulator CatM: protein MSKINHVDIDNNFASMSRIPDLGRLRCFVAVADTLSFREAAQRLNIAQPAVSRAVQQLEAELGFKLFERTTRRVTPTPAGLALARDAGEALKALQRAARQAGQIAAGDAGELVIGYSAQAAHGPMAEIIIGFRNAHPSAEVSLYSLSSQEQLPALEAGRIDLGFLLSATCKPPLRHLVVAHERFVLLVSRQHPLAQRTSVALKELSATPFVLGTPKRWQTFRQLVANACLAAGFVPVVAEEADDVPLLLQLVSLGRGVTLYGSAIVPMLQPDITAVPIEDRQAGFDLSIAWRADRQTRLVGEFVAFAKGMTTAR from the coding sequence ATGTCTAAGATCAATCATGTCGATATTGATAACAATTTTGCATCAATGAGCCGTATTCCCGATCTCGGCCGGCTGCGCTGCTTTGTCGCCGTCGCCGACACGCTGAGCTTTCGCGAGGCCGCCCAGCGCCTGAACATCGCCCAGCCCGCGGTCAGCCGCGCCGTGCAGCAGCTCGAGGCCGAGCTCGGCTTCAAGCTGTTCGAACGGACGACCCGGCGGGTGACGCCGACGCCGGCCGGCCTCGCCCTGGCGCGCGATGCGGGCGAAGCCCTGAAGGCGCTGCAGCGCGCCGCGCGCCAGGCCGGCCAGATCGCGGCCGGCGATGCCGGCGAGCTCGTCATCGGCTATTCGGCGCAGGCGGCGCACGGGCCGATGGCCGAGATCATCATCGGTTTCCGCAACGCCCATCCGAGCGCCGAGGTCAGCCTCTATTCGCTGTCCTCGCAGGAGCAGCTGCCGGCCCTCGAGGCCGGCAGGATCGATCTCGGCTTCCTCCTGTCGGCGACCTGCAAGCCGCCGCTACGCCACCTGGTGGTGGCGCATGAACGCTTCGTCCTGCTGGTCTCGCGCCAGCACCCGCTGGCGCAGCGGACCTCGGTCGCACTGAAGGAGCTCAGCGCCACGCCTTTCGTGCTCGGCACGCCGAAACGCTGGCAGACCTTTCGCCAGCTTGTCGCCAATGCCTGCCTCGCCGCCGGTTTCGTGCCTGTCGTCGCCGAGGAGGCGGACGACGTGCCGCTGCTGCTCCAGCTCGTCTCGCTCGGCCGCGGCGTGACGCTCTACGGTTCGGCCATCGTGCCGATGCTGCAGCCCGATATCACAGCGGTGCCGATCGAGGACCGGCAGGCCGGTTTCGATCTCTCGATCGCCTGGCGCGCCGACCGGCAGACGCGCCTCGTCGGCGAGTTCGTCGCCTTCGCAAAGGGCATGACGACGGCGCGCTGA
- the yjiR gene encoding putative HTH-type transcriptional regulator YjiR, with product MRLQSPWTPRLADDRGLAHEKLVAALAEDIAEGTLPAGARLPAHRELAYQLGLGLGTVTKAYAVLERRGLVQSVRGRGMFVATLAARPASLIDLSINVPPQMLSDRLLAAALGQIARQLGADAFGAYAPAAGRSEHRAAMARWLRGQGLDLPADQVFICHGAQHALWVALGAACPPGGEILTEVVTYPGAIQIARQLGRSLLGLAIDAEGLSPAALEAALARPAGGGRRVLYVTPTLHNPTTATMGAGRRQDIVRLCRAHDVTIVEDDVYAALGASGLPPLAALAPERTLHVAGLSKTLSPGLRIGSLGVPATWAAPALAWLQASTTMASPIAGLIMEQWLADGTVTSVAASIRTEAMRRVVLAETLLPEGSLRAAGGFHVWLPMPLVAAERLARQAAAAGVLVMAPEAPLTDPLGEAGGIRLSLGGPPIEVLKQGLRTVAECLDGGAGTGRAV from the coding sequence ATGCGACTGCAATCCCCCTGGACTCCCCGCCTCGCCGACGACCGTGGGCTGGCTCACGAGAAGCTGGTCGCGGCGCTGGCCGAGGACATCGCCGAAGGCACGCTGCCTGCCGGTGCCCGGTTGCCGGCGCATCGCGAGCTCGCCTATCAGCTCGGCCTCGGGCTCGGCACGGTCACCAAGGCCTATGCGGTGCTGGAGCGGCGCGGCCTGGTGCAGAGCGTGCGCGGGCGCGGCATGTTCGTCGCGACGCTTGCAGCGCGGCCGGCATCGCTCATCGATCTCAGCATCAACGTGCCGCCGCAAATGCTCAGCGATCGCCTGCTGGCGGCAGCGCTCGGGCAGATCGCGCGCCAGCTCGGCGCCGACGCCTTCGGCGCCTATGCGCCGGCTGCCGGCCGGTCCGAGCACCGCGCGGCCATGGCGCGCTGGCTCAGGGGACAGGGCCTGGACCTGCCGGCCGACCAGGTCTTCATCTGCCATGGCGCGCAGCACGCCCTGTGGGTGGCGCTCGGCGCGGCCTGTCCGCCGGGCGGCGAGATCCTGACCGAGGTGGTGACCTATCCCGGCGCGATCCAGATCGCCCGCCAGCTCGGCCGGTCCCTCTTGGGCCTGGCGATCGATGCCGAGGGGCTGTCGCCCGCGGCGCTCGAAGCGGCGCTGGCGCGGCCGGCAGGCGGCGGAAGGCGCGTGCTCTATGTGACGCCGACATTGCACAACCCGACCACCGCCACGATGGGGGCCGGCCGGCGCCAGGACATCGTTCGTCTCTGCCGTGCCCATGACGTGACCATCGTGGAGGACGATGTCTATGCCGCGCTCGGCGCCTCCGGCCTGCCGCCGCTGGCGGCGCTCGCGCCGGAGCGCACGCTGCATGTCGCCGGCCTCTCCAAGACGCTGAGCCCGGGCCTCAGGATCGGCTCGCTCGGCGTGCCCGCCACGTGGGCCGCGCCGGCCCTGGCCTGGCTGCAGGCGAGCACCACCATGGCCTCGCCGATCGCCGGCCTCATCATGGAGCAGTGGCTTGCCGACGGCACGGTGACCTCGGTTGCCGCCTCCATCCGCACCGAGGCCATGCGGCGCGTGGTGCTCGCCGAAACCCTCCTGCCCGAAGGCAGCCTGCGCGCGGCCGGCGGCTTTCACGTCTGGCTGCCGATGCCGCTGGTGGCGGCCGAGCGTCTGGCGCGCCAGGCCGCTGCCGCGGGGGTGCTGGTGATGGCGCCGGAGGCGCCGCTCACCGATCCGCTCGGGGAAGCGGGCGGCATCCGCCTCAGCCTCGGCGGGCCGCCGATCGAGGTGCTGAAACAGGGGCTGAGGACAGTGGCGGAATGCCTTGACGGCGGAGCAGGCACTGGCCGCGCCGTGTAG
- the eamB_1 gene encoding Cysteine/O-acetylserine efflux protein, whose product MRQSSETNRAAAMTPELLIAFATYAFVTSITPGPNNTMLLASGANFGFGPTVPHIFGISLGFAAMVLAVGLGAGALFVAFPLAHDILRYGGAFYLMVLAWRLARSGAGEAAAAGARPLTFLEAAAFQWVNPKAWIMAVGAVATYTPEAGYLLNVVIVTIVFALINGPCVSIWAGFGTALRGVLSKPVHLRVFNVAMALLLVASLYPMLA is encoded by the coding sequence ATGCGGCAAAGCTCCGAAACCAACCGCGCCGCCGCCATGACGCCCGAACTCCTCATTGCCTTCGCGACCTATGCCTTCGTGACCTCGATCACGCCGGGACCGAACAACACCATGCTGCTCGCCTCCGGCGCCAATTTCGGCTTCGGCCCGACGGTGCCGCACATTTTCGGCATCAGCCTCGGCTTCGCCGCGATGGTGCTGGCGGTGGGCCTCGGCGCGGGCGCGCTGTTCGTCGCCTTCCCGCTCGCCCACGACATTCTGCGCTATGGCGGCGCGTTCTATCTGATGGTGCTCGCCTGGCGGCTCGCCCGTTCCGGCGCCGGCGAGGCCGCGGCGGCCGGCGCAAGGCCCCTCACCTTCCTGGAGGCCGCCGCCTTCCAGTGGGTCAATCCGAAGGCGTGGATCATGGCGGTGGGCGCGGTCGCGACCTATACGCCGGAAGCGGGCTATCTCCTGAACGTGGTGATCGTCACGATCGTCTTCGCCCTGATCAACGGCCCTTGCGTCAGCATCTGGGCCGGTTTCGGCACGGCGCTGCGCGGCGTCCTGTCGAAGCCCGTGCACCTGCGCGTCTTCAATGTCGCAATGGCTCTGCTGCTCGTCGCCTCGCTCTATCCGATGCTGGCCTGA
- a CDS encoding Putative multidrug export ATP-binding/permease protein: protein MFRFFESRIDPVAAPPPGDPPAGLWAFYWYFARQAKGPFIAFFLVSLVMALVDISIPYFTGELVGLLAATPREQLIASAGPALAVMVVVVLVIRPAVLLLHRLISNQTIVPAFNTLIRWQSHFHVVRQSLGFFQSDFAGRIANRVMQVGPSVRETLMALIRSVLHILFYGLGAVGLMLVQDWRLALPLILWFGGYVALLTLTIPRQRELSREASARRSAVTGKVVDSYTNILTVKLFARSSDEDAYVRGSMVDLTDAFFAQQRMNTVFTVLLTVLNALLLTVTGAVAVWLWLGGRVEISTVAMVLPLVSQIISMSGWVAFEVQGIFENVGMVQESMQSIARPLTMQDDDGARPLRLARGEIRFDRVSFGYGRQDLPVIDDLTLTIRPGEKVGLVGRSGAGKSTLVSLLLRFHDPEAGTITIDGENVRDVTQESLRGAISVVTQDTSLLHRSIRDNILYGRRDATDAMVEAAARQAHAAEFIARLEDGSGRRGYDAYVGERGVKLSGGQRQRIAIARVILKDAPILVLDEATAALDSEVEAAIQDNLGELMNGKTVIAIAHRLSTLQIMDRLVVLDQGRIVEEGTHEALLARGGLYAELWRRQSGGFIVAPKQASPEAAE from the coding sequence ATGTTCCGCTTTTTCGAAAGCCGCATCGACCCCGTCGCCGCGCCGCCTCCGGGGGATCCGCCCGCCGGGCTGTGGGCCTTCTATTGGTATTTCGCGCGCCAGGCCAAGGGTCCTTTCATCGCCTTCTTCCTGGTCAGCCTGGTGATGGCGCTGGTCGACATTTCCATTCCCTATTTCACCGGGGAACTCGTCGGCCTGCTGGCTGCGACGCCGCGCGAGCAGCTCATCGCCTCCGCGGGGCCTGCGCTCGCCGTCATGGTGGTCGTGGTGCTGGTGATCCGCCCGGCGGTCCTGCTGCTGCATCGCCTGATCTCCAACCAGACGATCGTTCCGGCCTTCAACACGCTGATCCGCTGGCAGAGCCATTTCCATGTCGTGCGCCAGTCGCTCGGCTTCTTTCAGAGCGATTTCGCGGGCCGCATTGCCAACCGCGTGATGCAGGTCGGCCCGTCCGTGCGCGAGACGCTGATGGCACTGATCCGTTCGGTGCTCCACATCCTGTTCTATGGTCTCGGCGCGGTCGGCCTGATGCTGGTCCAGGACTGGCGGCTCGCCCTGCCGCTGATCCTCTGGTTCGGCGGTTATGTCGCGCTGCTGACGCTGACCATCCCGCGTCAGCGCGAACTGTCGCGCGAGGCCTCCGCCCGGCGCTCGGCCGTCACCGGCAAGGTGGTGGACAGCTACACCAACATCCTCACCGTCAAGCTGTTCGCGAGATCGAGCGACGAGGATGCCTATGTCCGCGGCAGCATGGTCGACCTCACCGACGCCTTCTTCGCCCAGCAGCGGATGAACACCGTTTTCACCGTGCTGCTGACCGTGCTCAACGCCCTGCTGCTCACTGTGACCGGCGCGGTCGCGGTCTGGCTGTGGCTCGGCGGCCGCGTGGAGATCTCGACGGTCGCGATGGTGCTGCCGCTGGTCTCGCAGATCATTTCCATGTCGGGCTGGGTCGCCTTCGAGGTGCAGGGCATCTTCGAGAATGTCGGCATGGTGCAGGAAAGCATGCAGTCGATCGCGCGGCCCCTGACCATGCAGGACGATGACGGCGCGCGGCCGCTGCGCCTCGCCCGGGGCGAGATCCGCTTCGACCGGGTGAGCTTCGGCTATGGCCGGCAGGACCTGCCGGTGATCGACGACCTGACGCTGACCATCCGTCCCGGCGAAAAGGTCGGCCTCGTCGGCCGGTCCGGGGCCGGCAAGTCGACCCTCGTCAGCCTCCTGCTGCGCTTCCACGACCCGGAGGCGGGCACGATCACCATCGACGGCGAGAATGTCCGCGACGTCACGCAGGAAAGCCTGCGCGGCGCCATCTCGGTAGTGACGCAGGATACCTCGCTGCTGCATCGCTCGATCCGCGACAACATCCTCTATGGCCGGCGCGATGCGACCGATGCGATGGTCGAGGCGGCGGCGCGGCAGGCCCATGCGGCCGAGTTCATCGCCCGGCTCGAGGACGGCAGCGGCCGTCGCGGCTACGACGCCTACGTCGGCGAGCGCGGCGTCAAGCTGTCGGGCGGTCAGCGCCAGCGCATCGCCATCGCCCGGGTGATCCTGAAGGATGCGCCGATCCTGGTTCTGGACGAGGCGACCGCCGCGCTCGACAGCGAGGTCGAGGCGGCGATCCAGGACAATCTCGGGGAGCTGATGAACGGCAAGACCGTCATCGCCATCGCCCACCGCCTGTCGACGCTGCAGATCATGGATCGGCTCGTCGTGCTCGATCAGGGCCGGATCGTCGAGGAAGGCACCCACGAGGCGCTGCTCGCGCGCGGCGGGCTCTATGCCGAGCTCTGGCGGCGCCAGTCCGGTGGCTTCATCGTGGCGCCGAAACAGGCTTCGCCCGAAGCGGCGGAGTGA
- the estA gene encoding Lipase EstA precursor has product MTMTRRQAAGGMAAAMVAAGAGLTRAARAADRAPVVFVHGNGDHAALWQTTLWRFESNGWPGDRLIAFNFTDPLSRNDDAVPMAGQSGTEDQLRELAAVVAAVRSRTGAPRVALVGSSRGGYAIRNLLASQGEAVSHAVLCGTPNHGVFDWDGNLGSEFNGRGPFLKRLNGGDSEVVAGTAFLTLRSEGNDKYAQTDGRLLGRPGTPTGVTAEGPALKGATNIALGPLDHREVAFHPRAFREIYRFVAGEEPAGLAVIPEPQVTLDGLVTGNAGGVPTNRPVAGATVALHRVDAASGARLGEALMQRTTGADGRWGPVTVGPADHLEFVLAAPDHPTAHIYRSPFPRSSAVVHLRPVRPFVEADIAAGAVVLMTRPRGYFGLPRDVVLIDGREPTDVARGVPTDATTTLRLGADQVGRPVAGLFNEERIVARAWPVAERRIAMIELTW; this is encoded by the coding sequence ATGACGATGACGAGACGCCAGGCGGCCGGCGGCATGGCCGCGGCAATGGTTGCGGCGGGCGCGGGGCTGACCCGCGCGGCGCGGGCGGCAGACCGGGCCCCGGTCGTCTTCGTGCATGGCAATGGCGACCATGCCGCCCTCTGGCAGACGACGCTCTGGCGCTTCGAAAGCAATGGCTGGCCGGGCGACCGCCTCATCGCCTTCAACTTCACCGATCCCCTGTCGCGCAATGACGATGCCGTGCCGATGGCGGGCCAGTCGGGCACCGAGGACCAGCTGCGCGAGCTCGCGGCCGTCGTCGCGGCGGTCCGGAGTCGCACCGGCGCGCCGCGTGTCGCCCTGGTCGGCAGCTCGCGCGGCGGCTATGCCATCCGCAACCTTCTCGCCAGCCAGGGCGAAGCGGTGAGCCATGCCGTGCTCTGCGGCACGCCCAATCACGGCGTCTTCGACTGGGACGGCAATCTCGGCAGCGAGTTCAATGGCCGCGGACCCTTCCTGAAGCGGCTCAATGGCGGCGACAGCGAGGTGGTGGCCGGCACCGCCTTCCTGACCTTGCGCAGCGAGGGCAACGACAAATATGCGCAGACCGACGGCCGCCTGCTCGGCCGACCGGGCACGCCGACCGGCGTCACCGCCGAAGGGCCGGCGCTCAAGGGCGCCACCAATATCGCGCTCGGCCCCCTCGACCATCGTGAGGTCGCCTTCCATCCGCGCGCCTTCCGGGAGATCTACCGGTTCGTTGCGGGCGAGGAACCGGCGGGCCTGGCGGTCATCCCCGAACCGCAGGTGACCCTCGACGGGCTGGTCACCGGCAATGCCGGCGGCGTTCCGACCAACCGGCCGGTCGCCGGCGCGACCGTCGCCCTTCACCGGGTCGACGCCGCCAGCGGCGCGCGCCTCGGCGAGGCGCTCATGCAGCGGACCACCGGGGCCGATGGCCGCTGGGGCCCGGTGACCGTCGGCCCGGCCGATCATCTGGAATTCGTGCTGGCGGCACCGGACCATCCGACCGCGCATATCTACCGGTCGCCTTTCCCGCGCTCGTCCGCTGTCGTGCATCTGCGGCCGGTGCGCCCCTTCGTCGAGGCGGATATCGCTGCCGGAGCGGTGGTGCTGATGACCCGCCCGCGCGGCTATTTCGGCCTGCCGCGCGACGTGGTGCTGATCGACGGCAGGGAACCGACCGACGTCGCGCGGGGCGTGCCGACCGATGCGACGACCACCTTGAGGCTCGGCGCGGATCAGGTCGGCCGGCCGGTCGCCGGCCTGTTCAACGAGGAACGCATCGTCGCGCGGGCCTGGCCGGTCGCCGAGCGGCGCATCGCGATGATCGAGCTGACCTGGTGA